One part of the Sphingopyxis sp. PAMC25046 genome encodes these proteins:
- a CDS encoding MATE family efflux transporter, producing MLHQPVPATAHHAQGFRAEFRATLALAWPLVLTNLTMSLIGATDVLMVGWLGPTQLAAASLGFNLAMLLGIFGMGLVMGASPLMASEIGRRANSVRDIRRTFRQTLWLVAVVAVPMMLILWNTGAILNMLGQDRVLAALAQDYVRAYMWSIPLFLATLAFRNFLAALERPMWSLIVGVIGVAGNIMFNYTLIFGKFGLPALGLVGAGVGSVLTNMVMLLLMVGVVYRDRQFRRYHLLGRWWRSDWPRFFQMTRIGTPIAISHAFEAGVFSAAVMLMGWISTAAVAAHAVALQLASLTFMVPMGLAQAATVRVGIGYGRADADHIRLAGWTSFAMGTGFMAVMALIMLAIPGTLAGFFIDRTNPANAEVAELAVSFLIIAALFQIADGAQVVGQGMLRGLHDTFVPMLFALFGYWVIGIGVGAWLAFERDWGGVGIWTGLATGLAIVAVLMIARWMQRERLGLLGATAPLRAAATQPI from the coding sequence ATGCTGCACCAGCCCGTCCCCGCTACCGCGCATCATGCGCAGGGTTTTCGCGCCGAATTTCGCGCGACGCTGGCGCTTGCCTGGCCGCTGGTCCTGACCAACCTGACCATGTCGCTGATCGGGGCGACCGACGTCCTGATGGTCGGGTGGCTTGGGCCGACGCAGCTTGCCGCGGCGTCGCTCGGCTTCAACCTCGCGATGCTGCTCGGCATTTTCGGCATGGGGCTGGTGATGGGGGCATCGCCGCTGATGGCGAGCGAGATCGGGCGCCGGGCCAATTCGGTGCGCGATATTCGGCGCACCTTTCGCCAGACCTTGTGGCTTGTCGCGGTCGTTGCGGTGCCGATGATGCTCATTCTGTGGAATACCGGCGCAATCCTGAACATGCTCGGACAGGACCGGGTGCTCGCCGCGCTCGCGCAGGACTATGTGCGCGCCTATATGTGGTCGATCCCGCTGTTCCTGGCGACGCTGGCGTTCCGCAATTTCCTCGCCGCGCTCGAACGGCCCATGTGGTCGCTGATCGTCGGGGTGATCGGCGTCGCGGGCAACATCATGTTCAACTACACGCTGATTTTCGGCAAGTTCGGCCTTCCCGCGCTCGGTCTCGTCGGTGCCGGGGTGGGCAGCGTTCTAACCAATATGGTCATGCTGCTGCTGATGGTCGGCGTCGTCTATCGCGACCGGCAGTTCCGCCGTTATCACCTGCTCGGCCGCTGGTGGCGCAGCGACTGGCCACGCTTTTTCCAGATGACGCGCATCGGCACCCCGATCGCGATCAGCCACGCGTTCGAGGCCGGCGTTTTTTCGGCCGCCGTCATGCTGATGGGCTGGATTTCGACCGCAGCGGTCGCGGCGCACGCGGTCGCGCTGCAACTCGCCTCGCTCACCTTCATGGTGCCGATGGGGTTGGCGCAAGCGGCGACGGTGCGAGTCGGGATCGGCTATGGCCGCGCCGACGCCGACCATATCCGGCTTGCCGGCTGGACCAGTTTTGCCATGGGCACGGGCTTCATGGCGGTGATGGCGCTCATCATGCTCGCGATCCCGGGAACGCTCGCCGGATTTTTCATCGACCGCACCAATCCTGCGAACGCCGAAGTCGCCGAGCTTGCGGTCAGCTTCCTGATCATCGCCGCGCTGTTCCAGATTGCCGACGGCGCACAGGTCGTGGGGCAGGGGATGTTGCGCGGCCTGCACGATACGTTCGTCCCCATGCTGTTCGCGCTGTTCGGCTATTGGGTGATCGGCATCGGGGTCGGCGCGTGGCTGGCGTTCGAGCGCGACTGGGGCGGCGTCGGCATCTGGACCGGCCTGGCGACGGGGCTTGCCATCGTCGCGGTGCTTATGATCGCGCGCTGGATGCAGCGCGAGCGGCTGGGGTTGCTGGGCGCGACGGCACCCTTGCGCGCGGCGGCCACGCAACCCATCTGA
- a CDS encoding Pycsar system effector family protein, translating to MDSAESEVSRDPPAVSYPPNAVHLVRTNQQLTMQLSQMADQKASILMGATFVVFTLAIGQARSGGGALAMPLAILATFSFLSALLAVSAVLPRVGKGLPVVYKDGKDHSNILFFGRFAQMDEDEFIAEVKNRLRSEEDLYETMLRDTYQNGVVLARRKYRYLAYAYRLFVVGLTLTFVAFGVEMARLWGS from the coding sequence ATGGACAGCGCAGAATCAGAGGTATCGCGGGACCCGCCGGCGGTCTCCTATCCGCCGAACGCGGTGCATCTCGTGCGCACCAACCAGCAGTTGACGATGCAATTGTCGCAGATGGCGGATCAAAAGGCGTCGATCCTGATGGGCGCGACCTTCGTCGTCTTCACCCTCGCGATCGGACAGGCGCGGTCGGGCGGCGGCGCGCTCGCGATGCCGCTCGCCATCCTCGCGACCTTTTCCTTCCTCTCGGCGCTGCTCGCCGTTTCGGCGGTGCTCCCGCGCGTCGGCAAAGGTCTGCCGGTCGTCTACAAAGACGGTAAGGATCACAGCAACATTCTCTTCTTCGGCCGCTTCGCCCAGATGGACGAGGATGAATTTATCGCCGAGGTGAAGAACCGGCTGCGCAGCGAAGAGGATCTGTATGAGACAATGCTGCGCGACACCTATCAGAACGGCGTCGTCCTGGCGCGGCGCAAATATCGCTATCTCGCTTATGCCTATCGGTTGTTCGTCGTCGGGCTGACGCTGACCTTCGTGGCGTTCGGCGTGGAGATGGCAAGGCTGTGGGGTTCGTGA